The following DNA comes from Acidicapsa ligni.
TTGGCTGACGGAGAATTATTCAGTACGAGCGAGATGGTGGTCTGCGATAGTCGCAGATGATCGGCCAACATCCTGAGGTTGACGTGCCCTGGCTTGGGATCATTCTTCGATCTCGGCATCCAACGTTTGTATCAGACCTTAAGGGGGAAGTAAAAGGCTTTTCCTGAAGTATCTGCGAGGAACAGGTAAGAGGTTTTCATCCTCTGAAGAGATAACTTGTTTACGGGGTTGAACTACGCAATGAATCGCAGCATGAGAAGCAAAGAAGCAGCGGTCGGGAACGCCCTCAAATCACTTACTACTTACTATCGTCCGCTGCTTCCAAGCCTTGCTTCAATTCGACTCAGGTGGACTGCTCATGGGAGCCTCCTGTTACTGCTGTTATTGGTTATTTGTTAGAGCCTGAGTGCTGGCCAGTCTTTTCCGACCCATGATTTCCATGCTGCCCCTGTTGCTGGTTGGATTGCTGTTGCTGGCCGGATTCGCCTTTCTTATCTCCCTGTTGCTGTTGGCCGACATTGGTTGGCTTGACGTTACTGGACGTATCGCTACCGGACATATGTTGGCGATCGTGTTTTTCAGATTGGTTTGTCATTCCCATGTCTCCTGTTTGCAAGCTTTGATTTTGATCGGCATTCGAGCTCTCATTTCGACCTCTGGCAACGCCGTTGATTTGAAATAAGAAGCAGGGTGTATCGGGTAGGTTGCCCGAAATATCTATCTTGCGATTACTCTTGCTATCTTAATTTTTAACTATTTAGATGACTAAGAAAATACGCATGATATATCCATACAGGGTTGGGCTGGCAACTGATTTAATCCGGCACAGATAAGAGCGCTAAGTGGCTTAAACATTAGAGATTTGCACGATTTTTGAGCAGAGGGTGTTTCACCTTATCAAAACGGATCAGGGGAGGCAGGTCGACCTATAGTTACTATTTTTCGATAACATCGCGACTAACTTCCCAGGCTTTTGCATACTTCCAGCTTATATAGGAGGAGTGATAGAGGTGAAACAAAAGCCCTTCGCGGCCATCGAGGAAACCCCCGCGAAATATGTAGTTCTTGATGAAGGTAAGAACCGGATTCAAGAGGGTCATGGAGAGGAATTCGAGCAGGCCGCGGCAGGTTCGTCCTTTGCGTAGAACGAGCGGAACGCTGGCGGAACTATAGCGGTTCATATGCTCGACGTAGAGTGCCACGGTTGGGTATTGGTAATGGAGCAGGTCGCCACGGAGCTTGCCTTTGGGGCCGCTCCATTTGGGAGTGGCGTGGGGCTCCGTGTTCTCTGGCAGCCGTGCTGTGCCTTGCTGGAACAGACGTAGTTTGTAGTCTGGATATTGACCGCCGTGACGCATCCAACGGCCAAAAATCTGGTTGCGGCGAGGAACCCAATAGGCATCGCGATTGGGAGTGCCTTTCAGCAGCTCCTGAATTTCCGCTTGCAACTCGGGGGTCAGAACTTCATCCGCATCGAGCGAAAAGACCCAGGGCGAGGTGCACTTGTCGATTGCGGAATTCATCTGACCACCGTAGCCCTTCCACGATTCGTGAAAGACCTTTGCGCCGAACTCTTCTGCAATGGAGACTGTTTCATCTGTCGAGCCGGAGTCGACGAGGATCAGCTCATCTGCCCAGGCGACGCTCTGCAGCGTGCGCCGCAGATTCGCCGCCTCGTTATGCGCCAGGATGGCAATAGAAAGCTTCATGAATTGATCGCGGTTTGCGGAGAGAGTTCAGGAGTAGCTGAGATGCGCCTCGATGAGGCGATGCACCAGGGGGCTGAGCGTCTCTGCCGTCTTGGCCAGCACAAAGCCGTCCGTGGTGAGGTCGAGCTTGAAGCTGGTATTGCGAGCCGAGATCCAGATCTGCTGGACGGGGGCGTTGGGGGTGATGACGAATTTACCCGCCGGTTTTTCAAAAATTACATAGAGTGCGCCACCCTGAGACTCAACTTCGTAGCCACCTTCGTCTTCGGAGGCGTACAGTTCCTGAGTCAGTTCTTCAATGGCGGCGTCTGCTGCTTTGCGAAACTCAACTTCATCGATCATGCCGCCAGTGTAACAATTTGCACCCTTTCCGTGCTTTTTGGGGAGCAAGATGCATTTGAGAAATATGCGTGGCAGAGCAATTGACGGGAATTCCTCGGGATTTGTCGGGAATTCTGCCTGTTTTTCCCGTCAATTCATATTCGGATATTCATTCCGTCATAGCTTTTGTTCCAGACTGTCTGTGAGCAACACCAGATCATTGGAGGCAATTACCCCCATGCGCAAGCTCATTGAATTGTCCTGTCTGGCGGTGGTCACGCATTTTGCTGGCGCTTTTCTCTCGTTGTGGGCAGAGGCTCCCCTGCCCCCGCGAGTTCCGGCCCCTGACTCTGCAACGCTCGTTCGCGAGGTGGTTTACAACGAACTCCATGACCATGACACGCATGGCTACTGGCGATATTGGGTCCAGCGGCATGCGAGTAAAGAGACGCACGGCAATGAACTGGAGCAGCAGGTTGAGACTCCGGATGGTGCTATTAAACGGATTGAGTTGATCGACGGACACCCCCTCTCAACCGATGCGCGTGAGGCGCAGGAGTCCGCTCTACAGCACCTGCTGAGTTCGCCGAGCGAGCAGGCGCAGCACCGCAAGGAGTATGCGGAAGACGAACGCCGCATCGGTCGGATTGTGGCCCTGTTGCCGGATGCTTTTTTGTACGAGCCCGCGCAGGAACAGATGTTGCAGCAAGGGCTGTGCTATCACATGCGCTTCCATCCAAACCCGGCCTATCCGGCGCATTCCATTGAGGCGCGGATCTTTCATGCGATGTCCGGCGATCTCTGGATCAGCGTGCAGAACAAGCGCCTGGTGCGGTTGGATGGCAAGCTGGAGGCAAATGTGGATTTCGGCTACGGGATTCTGGGCCGACTGTATAAGGATGGATGGTTTCAACTGGAGCGAACGCATGTCGGCGGCAGAACGGGCGCATCGGCGGCGGCGGGAGATTGGAAGACGCAACGGCTGGAAGTCCACATGATTGGCCGCGCGATGTTGTTCAAGACAATTGCTCGCGAAACGAGCGAGGTTCGCGGCGGGTTTACGGCAGTGCCTGCGAATATCAGTTTGCGAGATGCGGCGGCGCTGATTCGCCAGCCTATTGCTGCTCCGAGTGCGGAGTCGGTTGCGCTGGTGGTGCAGCGGTAGGGTAGTTTGGGGCGTGTCGTTCTGTTCGGGGTGGGAGAAGCAGATTCCCTTCGGGAATGACAGCCAGAACGGCAACAGCAAGCGCAGCGGCAAGGGCAACAGCAATAGCAGGGGCTAAGAGCGAGAATAAAGTTCTGAATTTCGATGATGTATGC
Coding sequences within:
- a CDS encoding glycosyltransferase family 2 protein; protein product: MKLSIAILAHNEAANLRRTLQSVAWADELILVDSGSTDETVSIAEEFGAKVFHESWKGYGGQMNSAIDKCTSPWVFSLDADEVLTPELQAEIQELLKGTPNRDAYWVPRRNQIFGRWMRHGGQYPDYKLRLFQQGTARLPENTEPHATPKWSGPKGKLRGDLLHYQYPTVALYVEHMNRYSSASVPLVLRKGRTCRGLLEFLSMTLLNPVLTFIKNYIFRGGFLDGREGLLFHLYHSSYISWKYAKAWEVSRDVIEK
- the cyaY gene encoding iron donor protein CyaY, which gives rise to MIDEVEFRKAADAAIEELTQELYASEDEGGYEVESQGGALYVIFEKPAGKFVITPNAPVQQIWISARNTSFKLDLTTDGFVLAKTAETLSPLVHRLIEAHLSYS